Proteins encoded by one window of bacterium:
- the tuf gene encoding elongation factor Tu (EF-Tu; promotes GTP-dependent binding of aminoacyl-tRNA to the A-site of ribosomes during protein biosynthesis; when the tRNA anticodon matches the mRNA codon, GTP hydrolysis results; the inactive EF-Tu-GDP leaves the ribosome and release of GDP is promoted by elongation factor Ts; many prokaryotes have two copies of the gene encoding EF-Tu), producing MVMPGDNVTMEAALITPIALEEGQRFAVREGGRTVGAGVVAKILE from the coding sequence ATGGTGATGCCGGGGGACAACGTGACGATGGAGGCGGCGTTGATCACGCCGATCGCGTTGGAGGAAGGGCAGCGGTTCGCGGTGCGGGAAGGCGGGCGGACGGTGGGGGCGGGGGTCGTCGCCAAGATCCTCGAGTAG